One part of the Tissierellales bacterium genome encodes these proteins:
- a CDS encoding type II toxin-antitoxin system Phd/YefM family antitoxin has translation MIKIRPIKDLRNTNEISELCHESEEPIYITKNGYGDLVVMSIETYEKKLAQAELYKKLAEAECDLQNEEKIIDAEQIFSRMKSNYAE, from the coding sequence ATGATTAAGATTAGGCCTATAAAGGATTTAAGGAATACAAATGAGATTTCTGAATTATGTCATGAAAGTGAGGAGCCCATTTATATAACCAAAAATGGTTATGGAGATTTAGTTGTAATGAGTATCGAAACATATGAGAAGAAATTAGCACAAGCCGAGCTATATAAAAAGCTAGCAGAAGCAGAATGTGATCTTCAGAATGAAGAAAAGATAATAGATGCAGAACAGATTTTCTCAAGGATGAAGAGTAATTATGCAGAGTAA